Proteins from one Parachlamydia sp. AcF125 genomic window:
- a CDS encoding VWA domain-containing protein, translated as MEDTSFEFSYLASLLAIVAWGILLSLWKNGKLPQKPRFFFSQVAAIKPLSSGWRVKYAEVPFWLKAISLAFLTLAWIDPHFYTLKPDLKAHRLDRTPREGIAIYLVLDQSGSMAQKITIDTEEKGRMSVSKIDFIREITRDFVKGNPAKGLAGLSHDLIGLIGFARAAQVLSPLTLDHQAILNQLDQFSTVKHSDEDGTSIGYAIFKTANLIASTKHFAQKLKEASPYTIKNAIMLIVTDGFQDPHPLDREDRYRSIELEDAAKYAEEQGVRVYIINVEPRIGSEECGSERRVMQKVAERTGGKFYLLDHMEDLKNVYADIDKLEKSVLPGWSKNDQPMYYQRFSLYPHLIAAGLACLFLAVLLEASLLRSAP; from the coding sequence ATGGAAGACACTTCCTTTGAATTCAGCTATTTAGCTAGTTTACTTGCTATTGTGGCATGGGGCATTTTGTTAAGTTTATGGAAGAATGGAAAGCTTCCTCAAAAACCTCGTTTCTTTTTTTCCCAAGTAGCTGCTATAAAGCCTTTGTCTTCTGGGTGGCGAGTCAAATATGCAGAGGTGCCTTTTTGGTTAAAGGCCATCTCATTAGCTTTTTTAACCTTGGCATGGATTGATCCTCACTTCTATACCTTAAAACCAGATCTGAAAGCCCACCGGCTTGACCGGACCCCGCGGGAAGGAATCGCCATTTATCTGGTTTTGGATCAGTCGGGTTCTATGGCTCAGAAAATAACCATAGACACCGAGGAAAAAGGGAGAATGTCAGTTTCTAAAATCGATTTTATCAGAGAAATCACGCGCGATTTTGTGAAAGGAAATCCAGCTAAAGGGCTTGCCGGACTTTCACACGATCTTATAGGCTTGATTGGTTTTGCTAGGGCAGCCCAAGTTCTTTCTCCTTTAACCCTGGATCATCAAGCAATCCTCAACCAACTCGATCAATTCTCGACTGTCAAACATTCTGATGAAGATGGAACCTCTATTGGGTATGCCATTTTCAAAACAGCCAATCTAATTGCTTCTACAAAGCATTTCGCGCAAAAGCTTAAAGAAGCCTCCCCTTATACCATTAAAAATGCAATCATGCTAATCGTAACAGATGGATTTCAAGACCCCCATCCACTCGATCGAGAAGACCGGTATCGCAGCATTGAATTAGAGGATGCCGCAAAGTATGCTGAAGAGCAAGGGGTCAGAGTCTATATCATCAATGTAGAGCCTCGAATTGGTTCAGAAGAATGTGGTTCTGAAAGAAGGGTGATGCAGAAAGTGGCAGAGAGGACGGGAGGCAAGTTTTATTTGCTCGATCATATGGAAGACCTTAAAAACGTTTATGCGGATATAGATAAATTAGAAAAAAGCGTGTTGCCAGGTTGGAGCAAAAATGACCAACCGATGTACTACCAAAGGTTTTCTCTCTACCCTCATCTAATTGCCGCGGGGCTGGCTTGTCTCTTTCTCGCCGTTCTGTTAGAGGCCTCTTTACTGAGATCTGCCCCATGA
- the nrdJ gene encoding ribonucleoside-triphosphate reductase, adenosylcobalamin-dependent: MITPTARAMMASLRTYHRPLGDETNLLESWDQVVSRVTRHQQWLWERALGRQLNSREMKELEEMRLLIQERRIAPAGRTLWLGGAELSQTRESCMFNCAYTHVETVYDIVDVLWLLLQGCGVGFKPIIGTLNGLRKPLEEIQIIPSKRTKKGGLEHNVEHYDSRSQIWTIKIGDSATAWAKAVGKLMAGKFPAKTLILDFSEIRPAGERVKGYGWISAGDVPMSKAFKAIATILSNRADQLLTRIDILDIVNWLGTLLSTRRSAQIALFEYGQPEWEEFATFKKEWWLRDNAHRQQSNNSLLFRKKPSKEELEYIFKLMIDSGGSEPGLINAEAAERRAPWFKGCNPCVEVLLGNKSFCNLSEINLLAFQGDKIGLERALYITARMNYRQTMVNLRDEILQEAWHLNNQFLHLCGVGLTGIRACPFSPYDYKRMKNIAVSAAYSMANELNSPLPKNVTCVKPSGTLSKIMGTEEWGEVPEGIHLPLGKYIFNFITFSKHDPLVARLKEAGYHVMEKPFESESVLVKFPIRYEKIPFTHTCITHKNGTLEEIDINTDSAVVQLEWYRLLQESWSEQNVSTTISYDPSEIPEIIDWLLAHWDAYVGVSFLLRNDPTKNAQDLGYAYLPQEVVSKTTYDGYVKTLKPISYEGLRSQQGNTFEDSCLLGTCPAN, encoded by the coding sequence ATGATCACACCCACAGCACGCGCTATGATGGCATCCCTCAGGACCTACCATCGCCCTCTAGGCGACGAAACAAATTTACTGGAAAGTTGGGATCAGGTGGTTAGTAGAGTTACCCGGCATCAGCAATGGTTATGGGAAAGGGCTCTAGGCCGGCAGTTAAATTCTCGCGAAATGAAAGAGCTGGAAGAAATGCGTTTACTTATCCAGGAAAGGCGCATTGCTCCTGCGGGACGCACCCTGTGGTTAGGAGGAGCTGAACTTAGCCAAACCAGGGAATCATGCATGTTTAATTGTGCTTACACGCATGTAGAAACTGTTTATGATATCGTAGACGTTTTATGGCTGCTTTTGCAAGGTTGCGGAGTGGGTTTTAAGCCTATCATCGGCACCTTAAACGGCTTAAGGAAGCCATTAGAAGAGATTCAAATTATCCCTTCCAAACGGACCAAGAAAGGAGGGCTTGAACATAATGTCGAGCATTATGATTCTCGCTCCCAAATATGGACTATAAAAATTGGAGATTCTGCCACGGCATGGGCCAAAGCGGTTGGAAAGCTGATGGCGGGTAAATTTCCTGCTAAAACACTCATTTTAGATTTTTCAGAAATCAGGCCAGCGGGAGAAAGAGTCAAAGGTTATGGTTGGATCTCTGCAGGGGATGTTCCGATGAGTAAGGCCTTTAAAGCCATTGCGACTATCTTATCCAATCGTGCCGATCAATTATTGACCCGTATTGATATCTTGGATATTGTTAACTGGCTCGGAACTCTATTATCCACTCGACGGTCAGCTCAAATTGCCCTTTTTGAGTATGGCCAGCCCGAATGGGAAGAATTTGCCACTTTCAAAAAGGAGTGGTGGCTAAGGGATAATGCACACCGCCAGCAATCAAACAATAGCTTGCTGTTTAGAAAAAAGCCTTCTAAGGAGGAATTAGAGTACATTTTTAAACTCATGATCGATTCAGGTGGCTCTGAGCCGGGATTAATTAATGCCGAAGCAGCTGAACGTCGAGCTCCCTGGTTCAAAGGGTGCAATCCGTGCGTAGAAGTTTTGCTAGGAAATAAAAGTTTTTGCAACCTCTCTGAAATTAACCTTCTAGCTTTTCAAGGAGATAAAATTGGGCTTGAACGCGCGCTATACATTACGGCGCGCATGAATTACCGCCAGACCATGGTCAACCTGCGCGATGAAATTCTTCAAGAGGCCTGGCATTTAAATAACCAGTTTTTACATTTATGTGGGGTAGGACTCACAGGTATTCGGGCATGCCCTTTCTCCCCTTATGATTACAAAAGAATGAAAAATATAGCTGTCAGCGCGGCTTACAGTATGGCAAATGAGTTAAATAGCCCCTTGCCTAAAAATGTCACCTGTGTCAAGCCAAGCGGAACGCTCAGCAAAATCATGGGCACAGAAGAATGGGGAGAAGTTCCCGAAGGTATTCATCTTCCTCTAGGAAAATACATTTTTAATTTCATCACTTTTTCAAAGCATGATCCCCTTGTGGCTCGCTTGAAAGAAGCAGGCTACCATGTCATGGAAAAACCCTTTGAATCAGAATCTGTTCTCGTAAAATTTCCAATCAGGTATGAAAAAATTCCCTTTACCCATACATGCATTACTCATAAAAACGGAACCTTAGAAGAAATTGACATCAATACAGATTCTGCAGTTGTCCAGCTAGAATGGTATCGCCTTTTGCAAGAATCTTGGTCAGAACAAAATGTCTCGACCACAATTTCTTACGATCCGTCTGAAATCCCTGAGATTATTGATTGGCTTCTCGCCCATTGGGATGCTTATGTGGGAGTATCTTTTTTACTTCGAAACGATCCCACCAAAAATGCTCAAGATTTAGGTTACGCCTATCTTCCTCAAGAAGTCGTCTCTAAAACAACTTACGACGGATATGTCAAGACATTAAAGCCCATTTCATACGAGGGGCTTCGCTCGCAACAAGGAAATACATTTGAGGATAGCTGTTTGTTGGGAACTTGTCCTGCCAATTAA
- a CDS encoding THUMP domain-containing protein — protein sequence MGYQNLDPTELFVTCAQGLEALLMEELQELGYEHTHPGFRGVFVKISALSDVYRINYNSRIASRVLFPIAIFKCYDQKALYRGASQFDWTSFFRRGKTFAIDSNVNHRLIRNSLFAAQVVKDAICDQLREKLGERPNVDVKNPDIQLNLFIQGNVATLSLDTSGVPLHKRGYRLDSVEAPMQENLAAAILRLAKYRKEDILCDPCCGSGTLLIEAALIASQIPPGFLRKEWGFMRFPEFSASDWLKVKMEADQKRQPLAKGHFWGREINKNALRVCKTNMRAAGFLSEIDISQGDFREWTPPILPNLLITNPPHGKRLDSAEVLRPLYRSIGDFMKQKMAKPARGFVFTGNLELTKEVGLAPKRRHVLHSGGVESRLLEFDVY from the coding sequence ATGGGTTATCAAAACCTTGACCCCACAGAATTGTTTGTCACATGTGCACAAGGCCTTGAAGCCCTTTTAATGGAAGAATTGCAAGAGCTTGGCTATGAACACACCCATCCTGGTTTTCGAGGAGTTTTTGTTAAAATCAGCGCCTTAAGTGATGTTTACCGGATTAATTACAATTCGCGCATAGCTAGCCGAGTATTATTTCCCATTGCCATCTTTAAATGTTATGACCAAAAAGCTCTTTATCGAGGAGCCTCGCAGTTTGATTGGACTTCTTTTTTTAGGAGAGGAAAAACTTTTGCCATTGATTCTAATGTGAATCATCGGTTGATTAGAAATAGTTTATTTGCCGCGCAGGTTGTTAAAGATGCAATTTGTGATCAGCTGCGAGAAAAATTGGGTGAGCGGCCAAATGTGGATGTCAAAAATCCCGACATTCAGCTCAATTTATTTATTCAAGGCAATGTGGCCACTTTAAGCTTAGATACTTCTGGAGTGCCTCTTCACAAAAGAGGTTACCGTTTAGATAGCGTAGAAGCGCCTATGCAGGAAAATTTAGCAGCGGCTATCTTGCGATTAGCCAAATATCGGAAAGAGGACATTTTATGCGATCCTTGCTGCGGATCCGGAACTTTGCTTATTGAGGCTGCTCTCATTGCCTCGCAAATCCCCCCTGGCTTTTTGCGTAAAGAGTGGGGTTTCATGCGATTTCCTGAATTTTCTGCTTCAGACTGGCTTAAAGTTAAAATGGAGGCCGATCAAAAACGGCAGCCTTTAGCAAAGGGGCATTTTTGGGGGAGGGAAATCAATAAAAATGCCTTACGTGTTTGCAAAACAAATATGCGTGCAGCAGGCTTTTTAAGTGAAATCGACATTTCTCAAGGAGATTTTAGAGAATGGACACCTCCTATTCTACCCAATTTGCTTATTACCAATCCCCCTCACGGAAAAAGGCTTGATTCTGCAGAAGTGCTGCGCCCGCTCTACCGTTCGATTGGTGATTTTATGAAACAAAAAATGGCTAAACCTGCTAGAGGTTTTGTTTTCACCGGAAATTTAGAATTAACTAAAGAGGTGGGCCTGGCGCCGAAACGGCGCCACGTCCTGCATAGTGGAGGGGTAGAGTCCCGGCTATTGGAATTTGATGTGTATTAA
- a CDS encoding ParB/RepB/Spo0J family partition protein: MNQAVGKNSQEETFYQEELVEVPLSQIQQNPFQPRRSFSQEELKDLAASIKAVGILHPPLVRLVEVNNEKKYEIISGERRCRAAQIAGLTSLKVLVRKSCERVSAQAALIENVQRVDLNPIEVAKALKSLMGEFGFSQEDLAIRIGKKRSTVSNYLRLLTLPTYIQEDVSNHVITMGHAKAILSQPDLEKQNLLYELILRDELTVREAEKASLRIQEKAKKNALVYANRDFFLEQLSEKLQRKLGTKVHIMGKGKKGRITIDYYSLDDLDRVLSFFECGETGL; encoded by the coding sequence ATGAATCAAGCTGTAGGAAAAAATTCCCAGGAAGAAACATTTTATCAAGAAGAGTTAGTGGAAGTCCCACTCTCTCAAATCCAACAAAATCCTTTTCAGCCGCGCCGCAGTTTTTCTCAAGAGGAATTAAAGGATTTAGCAGCCTCGATTAAAGCTGTGGGGATTTTACATCCCCCCCTCGTGCGTTTAGTGGAAGTCAATAATGAGAAAAAATATGAAATTATTTCGGGGGAAAGGCGTTGCCGAGCTGCACAGATAGCCGGATTAACTTCTTTAAAAGTGCTAGTTCGAAAGAGTTGTGAAAGAGTGTCTGCCCAAGCAGCCTTGATTGAAAACGTGCAAAGGGTCGATTTAAACCCGATTGAAGTTGCAAAAGCTTTAAAGAGTTTAATGGGGGAATTTGGTTTTAGCCAGGAAGATTTAGCGATTCGCATAGGAAAAAAACGTTCAACGGTTTCTAATTATTTACGTTTATTAACCCTTCCAACGTATATCCAAGAAGACGTCTCAAATCATGTGATCACGATGGGGCATGCCAAGGCGATTCTTTCTCAACCCGATTTGGAAAAACAAAATTTACTCTACGAATTGATTTTACGCGACGAATTAACTGTAAGAGAGGCAGAAAAAGCGAGCCTAAGAATCCAAGAAAAAGCTAAAAAAAATGCGTTGGTGTATGCAAACCGCGATTTTTTTCTCGAACAATTATCAGAAAAGCTGCAGCGTAAATTAGGGACTAAGGTTCATATTATGGGAAAAGGCAAAAAGGGGAGAATCACTATTGATTACTATAGCTTAGATGATTTAGATAGAGTATTAAGTTTTTTTGAATGTGGAGAAACAGGTCTCTAA
- the ychF gene encoding redox-regulated ATPase YchF has product MANLSCGIVGLPNVGKSTLFNALTANKAAASNYPFCTIDPNIGIVEVHDPRLKVLAELSHSKKIVPASMQFVDIAGLVAGASKGEGLGNKFLANIRETDAIVHVVRCFESTDIVHVSGSVDPIRDIEVINVELSLADLQMVENVIGKVEKQAKSNKDFVPVLACLNRVKEHLDQGKSVRTLDLTQEEVEWLKPYPFLTAKKVLYAANIAESDLETMSNAFVESVKKYAEAEGNRVITICANLEEEIAQLPPSEQAEFLESLGLKQSGLQRLVKESFSMLGLITFLTTGEMETRAWPIVKGTLAPEAAGKIHTDLQKGFIRTEVVTYGDMTHYQGRAGAREAGKVRAEGKDYIIADGDVVIFMHN; this is encoded by the coding sequence ATGGCTAATCTTTCCTGTGGAATTGTCGGTTTACCCAATGTAGGGAAATCCACCCTTTTTAACGCGTTAACTGCAAATAAAGCTGCAGCCTCTAATTATCCCTTTTGCACCATTGATCCAAACATTGGAATTGTGGAGGTTCATGATCCTCGTCTAAAAGTATTGGCTGAGCTCTCCCATAGTAAAAAGATCGTTCCAGCAAGCATGCAATTTGTGGACATTGCAGGTTTAGTGGCAGGCGCTTCTAAAGGGGAAGGTCTGGGCAATAAGTTTTTAGCAAACATTCGGGAAACTGATGCGATTGTGCATGTTGTGCGTTGTTTTGAATCGACCGACATTGTGCATGTTTCAGGAAGCGTAGATCCCATTCGAGATATTGAAGTGATTAATGTAGAATTAAGCCTAGCCGATTTGCAAATGGTTGAAAATGTGATAGGAAAAGTTGAAAAACAGGCTAAAAGCAATAAAGATTTTGTGCCTGTTTTGGCTTGCCTGAATCGTGTGAAAGAGCACTTAGATCAAGGGAAGTCTGTCAGAACGTTGGATTTAACCCAAGAAGAAGTTGAATGGTTGAAACCCTATCCTTTTTTAACGGCAAAAAAAGTTCTTTATGCAGCAAATATTGCCGAATCTGATTTAGAAACGATGAGCAATGCGTTTGTAGAAAGCGTTAAAAAATACGCAGAAGCGGAAGGAAATCGGGTCATTACCATCTGCGCGAATTTAGAAGAAGAAATTGCCCAGCTTCCTCCTTCAGAACAAGCGGAATTCCTTGAAAGCTTGGGTTTAAAGCAATCGGGATTGCAGCGCCTTGTAAAAGAGTCTTTTAGCATGTTGGGGCTGATTACCTTCTTAACGACAGGGGAGATGGAGACGCGCGCGTGGCCAATTGTGAAAGGGACTTTAGCGCCTGAAGCAGCCGGTAAAATTCACACCGATTTGCAAAAAGGATTTATACGGACGGAAGTTGTTACCTATGGCGACATGACCCATTACCAAGGGCGGGCAGGAGCTCGCGAAGCGGGCAAGGTTCGGGCAGAAGGAAAAGATTATATAATAGCGGATGGGGATGTTGTCATCTTCATGCATAATTAA
- a CDS encoding alpha/beta hydrolase gives MECSSSFSYSSSYSDTGNPLFHKNEVEVTNPMFSAVPFCPSDPDTGNALFHKNEIMCTDFWRLHNQLGMGFAQPSLLDTPDSEVPPSDTDSSSDTDTDPERELSSASAEESLSDTDTDPERELSSTSAEEPPSDTDTDPEQELSSTSQKEFRYPLDYTLEDDSNFAPQLWMLNDRRESTSPTHFSAGTQIARVSFSFSVGFKQGCFAFSRKAKPIMKKYKEFSNFKIEKLSDRRVLILIHGFTVQHTGALKMLCKVADKVKHSYDVVIGYSYPAYAKFYEYLPAERNALQAAKERLPAILGSIQKVAREVHIIAHSMGTIAAMHALNQESSPKINKLFLLGGAVEEASIFDCEGQGCTTMKRALENVENIYALYSCHDKVLPWRSLFNPSRTLGLPDQAIQQRPIAERVRLIDTTPSVKGHSDYFASPAIFKFFRLANDEEVSIQGRYFSLTSTHLSTTVKPFACSKGKEKESEKDIKPKSLKKRAIFKFS, from the coding sequence ATGGAATGTTCTTCTTCTTTTTCTTATTCTTCTTCATATTCGGATACGGGAAATCCTCTTTTTCATAAAAACGAAGTAGAAGTGACTAATCCTATGTTTTCTGCGGTACCTTTTTGCCCTTCGGATCCAGATACGGGAAATGCTCTTTTTCATAAAAACGAAATAATGTGTACGGATTTTTGGAGGCTTCACAATCAGTTAGGTATGGGCTTTGCACAACCTTCTCTTCTAGATACACCTGATTCTGAAGTACCTCCTTCAGATACTGACTCCTCTTCCGATACTGATACAGATCCCGAACGAGAACTTTCTTCTGCAAGTGCTGAAGAGTCTCTTTCCGATACCGATACAGATCCCGAACGAGAACTTTCTTCAACAAGTGCTGAAGAGCCTCCTTCCGATACTGATACAGATCCCGAACAAGAGCTTTCTTCAACAAGCCAAAAGGAATTTCGTTATCCTTTAGATTATACTCTTGAGGATGATTCAAATTTCGCGCCCCAACTTTGGATGCTGAATGATCGTCGGGAGTCAACTAGCCCTACCCACTTTTCGGCTGGGACTCAAATAGCAAGAGTTAGCTTTTCTTTCTCTGTTGGCTTTAAACAAGGCTGCTTTGCTTTTTCTAGGAAAGCTAAGCCCATTATGAAAAAGTACAAGGAGTTTAGCAATTTTAAAATTGAAAAACTTTCTGATCGCAGAGTTTTAATTCTCATTCATGGTTTCACTGTACAGCATACGGGCGCGTTAAAAATGCTATGCAAAGTTGCTGATAAAGTTAAGCATAGTTATGACGTTGTCATTGGCTATTCCTATCCTGCCTATGCCAAATTTTATGAATACCTCCCAGCGGAAAGGAATGCGTTGCAAGCGGCTAAAGAGCGCTTACCAGCGATATTGGGCTCCATACAAAAGGTAGCTCGAGAGGTACACATTATTGCCCATAGCATGGGTACCATAGCCGCCATGCATGCATTAAATCAAGAATCCAGCCCAAAAATTAATAAATTATTCCTCTTAGGAGGGGCGGTTGAAGAAGCAAGCATTTTTGACTGTGAAGGGCAAGGGTGCACTACTATGAAGCGAGCATTAGAGAATGTCGAAAATATCTATGCACTTTATTCGTGCCACGATAAAGTTTTGCCATGGCGTAGTCTCTTTAATCCTTCTCGCACACTTGGGCTTCCTGATCAGGCCATACAGCAAAGGCCTATTGCTGAAAGAGTTCGCTTGATTGATACGACCCCCAGTGTAAAAGGTCATAGCGACTATTTCGCAAGCCCAGCAATTTTTAAATTTTTTAGACTCGCTAATGACGAAGAAGTTTCCATACAAGGGCGTTATTTTTCTCTTACTTCTACTCACTTATCTACTACAGTGAAACCCTTTGCGTGTTCCAAAGGGAAGGAGAAAGAGAGTGAGAAGGATATCAAGCCAAAATCACTTAAAAAAAGGGCTATCTTTAAATTCTCCTAG
- a CDS encoding ABC transporter ATP-binding protein produces MSSIPNTLPKFLWYFARRYKLCLSGFVLVAIYWASSLSLKPYAMKLIIDRVSNCQNPESLFSAVIFPALLYVGLNLLMGLIFRFYDWLVLSTFPEMEMRISEEMFGYVEKHSYSYFQQNFAGSLGNKINDISKGTGKVITHLIDHFLACTLGLIIGMITMFLIHPYFAYLMFAWSVIFISVSLLLSKKAQSYSKMLSEARSTVVGKIVDSIGNILNVKLFAREGYENQYLHNYLEKTAKIDRQGQWYLLKVKFFYILSIAFLTAAMVGILIYERSKNSITVGDFALILTLNMFLIELVFFIANQLVPFSEVVGTCQQALSIISTKHEIVDMPGARPLQISKGQIVFEKVHFQYRKGQRIFSDKSIIIHPRERVGLVGFSGSGKSTFVNLILRFFEVDSGKIWIDGQDIKSVTQESLRSQIALIPQDPLLFHRSLAENIGYGRLGASMEEIVEAAKKAHCHQFIEELQDGYQTLVGERGIKLSGGQRQRIAIARAILKNAPILILDEATSSLDSITENDIQESLALLMRERTTLVIAHRLSTLFHMDRILVFSEGKVIEDGTHAELLGLNGPYAKLWSMQAYSGTI; encoded by the coding sequence ATGTCGTCGATCCCTAACACATTGCCCAAATTTTTATGGTATTTTGCTAGGAGGTATAAGCTTTGTCTCTCGGGTTTTGTCCTGGTGGCGATCTATTGGGCAAGTAGCCTTTCTCTCAAGCCCTATGCGATGAAATTAATTATTGATCGGGTTTCAAATTGCCAGAATCCAGAATCCTTATTTTCGGCTGTTATCTTTCCTGCTCTCCTCTATGTTGGCTTAAATCTCCTCATGGGATTGATTTTTCGTTTTTATGATTGGCTAGTCCTTAGCACATTTCCAGAAATGGAAATGAGGATTTCTGAAGAAATGTTTGGATACGTTGAAAAACACTCTTATAGCTATTTTCAGCAAAATTTCGCTGGAAGTCTTGGGAACAAAATCAATGATATTTCTAAGGGGACAGGAAAAGTGATTACCCATCTAATCGATCATTTCTTGGCTTGCACTTTAGGATTGATTATCGGGATGATTACCATGTTTCTTATACACCCCTATTTTGCCTATTTAATGTTTGCCTGGAGCGTTATCTTTATCTCCGTATCCCTCCTCCTCTCCAAAAAAGCCCAAAGCTATTCAAAAATGTTATCCGAAGCGCGCAGCACCGTGGTGGGAAAAATTGTCGATAGCATAGGAAATATATTGAATGTCAAGTTGTTTGCTCGGGAAGGATACGAAAATCAGTATTTGCATAACTATTTAGAAAAAACAGCGAAAATAGATCGTCAGGGACAATGGTACCTATTGAAAGTAAAGTTTTTTTATATCCTTTCTATTGCCTTTTTAACTGCTGCTATGGTGGGAATTTTAATTTACGAACGCTCCAAAAATAGCATTACGGTCGGTGACTTTGCCCTAATTTTAACCCTGAACATGTTTCTGATTGAACTAGTATTTTTTATCGCCAATCAGCTCGTCCCGTTTTCCGAGGTAGTAGGAACTTGCCAACAAGCCCTGTCCATTATCTCCACTAAACATGAAATCGTTGACATGCCTGGCGCGCGGCCTCTCCAAATCTCAAAAGGACAAATCGTTTTTGAGAAGGTGCATTTCCAGTACAGAAAGGGGCAAAGGATTTTTTCGGATAAGTCGATCATCATTCATCCAAGAGAAAGAGTTGGCTTAGTAGGATTTTCAGGGAGTGGAAAGAGCACTTTTGTAAACCTTATTCTCCGCTTTTTTGAAGTAGATTCTGGGAAAATATGGATTGATGGCCAAGATATCAAGAGTGTCACCCAAGAGTCCTTACGAAGCCAGATTGCCCTGATTCCTCAAGATCCCTTGCTTTTCCATCGTTCTCTTGCCGAAAATATCGGCTATGGTCGCCTTGGCGCAAGCATGGAAGAAATCGTGGAGGCTGCTAAAAAAGCGCATTGCCATCAATTTATTGAAGAACTCCAGGATGGATATCAAACGTTAGTTGGCGAGCGTGGAATCAAATTATCCGGAGGGCAAAGGCAAAGGATTGCTATTGCTCGAGCCATTCTAAAAAACGCCCCTATTCTGATCTTAGATGAGGCTACCTCCTCCTTAGATTCTATTACGGAGAATGACATCCAAGAAAGTCTCGCCCTTCTGATGCGAGAGAGGACGACCCTGGTCATTGCTCATCGCCTTTCTACGTTGTTTCATATGGATCGCATCCTGGTATTTAGCGAGGGAAAAGTGATAGAGGATGGGACGCATGCCGAATTACTAGGCTTAAATGGCCCTTACGCTAAGCTGTGGAGCATGCAGGCTTATAGCGGGACAATATAG
- a CDS encoding VWA domain-containing protein, translating into MIKDILFDFPEAVFLLPGVFIFILASIALQRHRLSVMKRYSKVLQKVMLPRDLLSVWVKGTLVCLAWVAAVLALMQPKGNSHYAPHTALSTASEGLPLHQMQFILDSSASMQVKDMRNQSRFEYGKEIIDELARELEGKSGSLWAFAGQATRLSPATMDVLFLRLMVRAMQMNEGNTVGTNLLNAVKAIQQEMEGLSQDQKLIAILLSDGEDTEDRGEEEKTKDLKTLLGELKAQFKERLRIYTIGIGTKEGGEIPDLLIQGNKIHSKREDRWLKQIGEAVGETLLAEQQSSIAIAQEILKKIKKEDLKEWIKKPSQNTIQEASQTLVYTLYFQYPLSFALLFLAIEICFPMVRQQRKGGPQ; encoded by the coding sequence ATGATAAAAGATATTTTATTTGATTTTCCTGAGGCTGTTTTCTTACTTCCTGGCGTCTTTATCTTCATCTTAGCTTCAATAGCATTGCAACGTCACCGCCTATCGGTGATGAAACGGTATTCAAAAGTCCTCCAAAAAGTGATGTTGCCAAGAGATCTTTTAAGCGTATGGGTTAAAGGAACTTTAGTGTGCCTAGCGTGGGTTGCTGCTGTTTTAGCTCTCATGCAACCAAAAGGTAATAGCCATTATGCTCCCCATACAGCCCTTTCAACAGCCTCAGAAGGTCTTCCCCTTCACCAAATGCAATTTATTCTAGATTCTTCTGCTTCTATGCAAGTAAAAGATATGCGCAATCAAAGCCGCTTTGAATATGGAAAAGAAATTATAGATGAATTAGCGCGAGAGCTTGAGGGGAAAAGTGGGTCTTTGTGGGCCTTTGCAGGGCAAGCAACAAGGCTATCGCCGGCTACAATGGACGTCTTATTTTTGCGGTTGATGGTGCGCGCTATGCAAATGAATGAGGGAAATACAGTAGGAACGAATCTTTTGAATGCCGTAAAAGCTATTCAACAAGAAATGGAGGGGCTTTCTCAAGATCAAAAGCTGATAGCCATTTTGTTAAGCGATGGTGAAGACACAGAAGATAGAGGAGAAGAAGAAAAAACAAAAGATCTTAAAACCCTTTTAGGGGAACTAAAAGCTCAATTTAAAGAAAGATTGCGCATTTATACTATTGGAATAGGAACTAAAGAAGGGGGAGAAATTCCAGACCTGTTGATACAGGGGAATAAAATTCATTCAAAAAGGGAAGATAGGTGGTTAAAGCAGATTGGAGAGGCTGTGGGAGAAACTCTCCTAGCAGAACAGCAATCTTCTATAGCAATAGCGCAAGAAATCCTCAAAAAAATAAAAAAGGAGGACCTTAAAGAATGGATAAAAAAGCCCTCCCAAAATACCATACAAGAAGCTTCTCAAACATTAGTTTACACCTTGTATTTTCAATATCCACTCTCATTTGCCCTTCTTTTTCTCGCAATTGAAATCTGCTTTCCTATGGTACGCCAGCAAAGAAAAGGGGGACCTCAATGA